The segment GCTCCGCTCGAACGACTCGCCCATGAACTCATGCGGCTGCCCGCTCGGGTCGACGCTCGTGTCAACGACGACCGTCGTCGGCCCCTCCAGCACCCACATGATCCGCGGGATGGTCACCTGCTCGCCACAACGACGAAGGTAGGTGAGCACGGATGCCTCGACGATCGACGTCCCGGTGTCCAGGGCCTTGATGCTCCACGAGGGAACCGCGGTCACGCTCGACACCTCCGCGTGAGGCCTCTTGCGCGACAGACGCCCAGCCGCCTCACGCTCGGAGGCCTCCCACCTGTCGTCCGCGGCTCTGCCGGCGGCGAAGGATGGTATCCAGCGAGACCGCGAGCAGCACGATCGTGCCCTGGACCATGTACTTCACCGGCTGTTCGGCGTTCGTCAGGTCCAAACCATTCGACACCCCGCCCATGATGAGGGCGCCAAAGAGCGCGGCCCAGACTGTCCCCCGCCCGCCAAAGAGGCTCGTGCCGCCGATGACCGCGGCGCCGATCGCCTCGAGCAACAGTGTTCCACCGCCGGTCAGCGTACCGGCGGAGCCGTTGTAGGATACGGCGAACACGCCTCCGATCGCGGCAATCGTCCCCGAGATCGTGAACGCTGCGAACCGTACCTTCGTGACCGATACCCCAGCCCGGCGCGCGGCCTCCGCGTTGCCGCCCACGGCGAACAAGTGCCGGCCCGGGCGCGTGTGGCGGGTGATCCACCACGCGATCAGTAACATGCCGATGAGGATCAGGAACGCCATCGGAACGCCGCGAGCGCTGTTGAAGACCGCGATGACGCCGAGGCCGAGCGCCGAGAGAAGGATCGGGACGAGCAAGCGGACCTCGCGCCTCCGCGCGGCGCGAATCAGCGCGACCGCGAGTACGGCCCCAACGAGGCAGACGCCGAGGATCCAGCCAAGCTCGATGGGCAGCAGCGCCCCGGTCAGGCCGGAGATCGTCGGATCGAACACGCTGAGCGTTCCCTGCGGCCCGAGGATGAAGAGCTGCAGGCCCAGGAACGCCATCAGGCCGGCAAGCGT is part of the Chloroflexota bacterium genome and harbors:
- a CDS encoding sugar ABC transporter permease; translated protein: MSRQLVPPVRETAPSGDARLGLPASWAARLGSSVLSRGTAMPAIASLLGISLFFQWQSRHFLSPENLSNLSVQATLIAVIALGEVVVLLLGEIDLSLGSIAGATAAILGVLMTSGNLPWYAAVPLMLACGAAMGAFQGWWIAWLGIPSFVVTLAGLMAFLGLQLFILGPQGTLSVFDPTISGLTGALLPIELGWILGVCLVGAVLAVALIRAARRREVRLLVPILLSALGLGVIAVFNSARGVPMAFLILIGMLLIAWWITRHTRPGRHLFAVGGNAEAARRAGVSVTKVRFAAFTISGTIAAIGGVFAVSYNGSAGTLTGGGTLLLEAIGAAVIGGTSLFGGRGTVWAALFGALIMGGVSNGLDLTNAEQPVKYMVQGTIVLLAVSLDTILRRRQSRGRQVGGLRA